In Haliaeetus albicilla chromosome 3, bHalAlb1.1, whole genome shotgun sequence, the following are encoded in one genomic region:
- the NR4A3 gene encoding nuclear receptor subfamily 4 group A member 3: protein MPCVQAQYSPSPPGSNYAAQTYAYGSEYSSEIMNPDYAKLTMDLSSTEITATATTSLPSFSTFMEGYSGSYELKPSCLYQMQSASSGQRPLIKMEDTRLSPYQPSLPPSTDEGMPSTSMYFKQSPPSTPTTPGFPSHQSLWDEPPLQPTQTCLPPGHLMDAAPMKTVPPRFPLFHFKHSPPHTPAAAAAAAAAAHMCYDPASLSLPLGSDRPAASQAPMESHSYGLHLAKRPATLAFSPLGLNAATSGLMGESSGGGGGGGGGGGGGSGLPSPPSRSSSSGEGTCAVCGDNAACQHYGVRTCEGCKGFFKRTVQKNAKYVCLANKNCPVDKRRRNRCQYCRFQKCLSVGMVKEVVRTDSLKGRRGRLPSKPKSPLQQEPSQPSPPSPPISMMNALVRALTDSTPRELDYSRYCSTDQAAAGTDAEHVQQFYNLLTASIDITRGWAEKIPGFTDLPKEDQTLLIESAFLELFVLRLSIRSDTAEDKFVFCNGLVLHRLQCLRGFGEWLDSIKDFSLNLKSLNLDIPALASLSALTMITERHGLKEPKKVEELCNKITSSLKDHLTFSCQNKGQPLESAEPKVLGVLADLRSLCTLGLQRIFYLKLEDLVPAPSIIDRLFLDTLPF from the exons ATGCCCTGTGTGCAAGCGCAGTATAGTCCTTCACCGCCCGGTTCCAATTATGCAGCTCAGACCTACGCGTATGGCTCGGAGTACAGCTCGGAGATCATGAACCCTGACTATGCCAAGCTGACCATGGACCTGAGCAGTACCGAAATCACCGCCACCGCCACCACCTCCCTTCCCAGCTTCAGCACCTTCATGGAGGGTTACTCGGGCAGCTACGAGCTCAAGCCTTCCTGCCTCTACCAAATGCAGTCTGCCTCCTCCGGCCAGAGGCCCCTCATAAAGATGGAAGACACCCGGCTCTCCCCCTACcagccctccctgccgcccTCCACGGACGAGGGCATGCCCAGCACTTCCATGTACTTCAAGCAATCCCCGCCCTCCACGCCCACCACGCCCGGCTTCCCCTCGCACCAGAGCCTGTGGGACGAGCCCCCGCTGCAGCCCACCCAGACCTGCCTGCCCCCCGGCCACCTGATGGACGCCGCCCCCATGAAGACCGTGCCTCCCCGCTTCCCCCTCTTCCACTTCAAGCACTCGCCCCCCCACacgccggccgccgccgccgccgccgccgcggccgcccaCATGTGCTACGACCCTGCCTCCCTCAGCCTGCCCCTGGGCTCCGACAGACCCGCCGCCAGCCAGGCACCCATGGAGAGCCATTCCTACGGGCTTCACCTGGCCAAAAGACCAGCCACCTTAGCCTTCTCACCGCTCGGCCTCAACGCAGCCACCTCCGGCCTGATGGGCGagagcagcggcggcggcggcggcggcggcggaggcggcggaggaggcAGCGGCCTTCCATCCCCGCCCAGCCGGAGCTCCTCGTCCGGGGAAGGCACCTGCGCCGTCTGTGGGGACAATGCCGCCTGCCAGCACTACGGGGTACGGACGTGCGAGGGCTGCAAGGGCTTTTTCAAG AGAACagttcagaaaaatgcaaaatatgtttGTCTGGCAAATAAAAACTGTCCAGTGGACAAGAGACGTCGTAACAGATGCCAATACTGCCGGTTTCAGAAGTGTCTCAGCGTTGGCATGGTTAAAGAAG tTGTCCGTACTGACAGCCTGAAAGGCAGAAGAGGTCGGCTGCCTTCCAAACCAAAGAGCCCCTTACAGCAGGAACCCTCTCAGCCCTCCCCGCCTTCTCCTCCCATCAGCATGATGAACGCCCTCGTACGAGCTTTAACCGACTCCACGCCCAGGGAGCTTGACTATTCAAGA TACTGTTCCACTGAtcaggctgctgcaggcacagatGCAGAACATGTACAACAGTTCTATAATCTTCTGACTGCCTCCATTGACATAACTAGAGGCTGGGCAGAAAAAATCCCAGGATTTACTGACCTCCCAAAAGAAGATCAGACATTACTCATAGAATCAGCTTTTTTGGAGCTGTTTGTACTAAGACTCTCCATCAG gtCTGATACTGCTGAGGATAAGTTTGTATTCTGCAATGGACTTGTGCTGCATAGACTTCAGTGCCTTCGTGGATTTGGGGAGTGGCTCGACTCTATTAAAGACTTTTCCTTAAACTTAAAGAGCCTTAACCTTGATATCCCAGCCTTAGCAAGTTTATCAGCTCTAACTATGATTACAG AACGACATGGATTAAAAGAACCAAAGAAAGTGGAAGAGCTATGCAACAAGATCACAAGCAGTTTGAAAGATCACTTAACTTTCAGTTGCCAAAACAAAGGACAACCGCTCGAGTCTGCAGAGCCGAAGGTACTGGGTGTTCTGGCTGACTTGCGTTCTCTCTGCACACTGGGACTGCAGCGCATCTTTTACCTGAAACTGGAAGATTTGGTGCCAGCCCCTTCCATTATCGACAGGCTGTTTCTGGACACCTTACCCTTCTGA